The genome window AAACGGCTTGAATCAATTCCTCGCGAGATACCACCTCTCCCTGCTGTCTTTCCAGGGCTTGCAGGAGTCTGAATTGCTGGGCAGACAATGGCGGTAGGACTTCCTTGCCGTTTAACCATAGTCGCCGTGAACGTTCGTCCAATCGTAAGCGATATTTTGTAGCCTGAGTGGAGATGAACGCATTTCCCAAAGGCAGGGTTGCATCGGAAATTAGGAAAGTGAAATGCTGAACCAGTGCTACCTGGAAAGCATCTCCATCCTGTAAAGATACCGGATCTTCCACACGTTTTCCCAGGTAGTAAGTGCCATTTTTACTCCCCAGGTCTTCCAGTATGGCACCGTTTGGCGTTGGGGAGATGCGGGCATGGTAGCGGGAAATCTGTCGGTCGGGGATGACAATATCACAGGATGGATCCCGTCCGATAAGCAGGGCTTTGTCCATTGTCCAACGCTGTCCGGACAGGGGTCCTATGGAAGCCACCAGCAAAGGTGCCTCTGAGCCGCTTTGTGTCATCTAATCCCTCCGATACGGTATAATATATCAAAGAATCATACTTTTGATAACCCTGCAGCGGGTCGTCCGAACCAAACTCAGACAATTACGCCGAACCTTTTGATTGTCTGGGTGGTTTTTCTACAGGTAGGAGGAGATGCCAGTTCCAATTAAGCCTGGAGAGGTGCTGCGAGGGCGTTACAAGATTCGCCGGGTGATTGGGCAGGGGGGAGTTGGATGTATTTATCTGGCGGATGATTTACGCCTGGAGGGTCGCACCTGTGCGTTGAAAGAAGTGGAACACGATCGTTCTCTGCCTCCCGATTTGTTGCGTGAGGCGCGGGAACAATTTTTACGTGAAGCCACCATTTTGGCGCGCCTGGATCACCCTAACTTACCCAAAGTTTCAGACTTTTTCTCGGTAGGAAACCGGGATTATCTGGTGATGGATTATGTCCCAGGCAAAGATTTGCGCACCTTGATGGTTGAGGCGCGTCAGGCAGGGATATTTTTGTCGGAAGAGGATGTACTGGCTTGGGCAAGTCAACTTTGTGATGCCCTGGAGTACCTCCATGGGCAAAATCCTCCTATTCTGCATCGGGATATCAAGCCCAGTAATTTGAAATTAACGCCCAGCGGCTTGTTAAAATTGGTGGATTTTGGCTTGGTGAAACTTGCTGCCCCTGGTGAGGTGACCATTACCATCCTTCAGGGGCAGGGCACTGCACTATACACGCCTCTAGAACAATATGGAGGTGATAGCGGGCATACGGATGTGCGTTCGGATA of Anaerolinea thermophila UNI-1 contains these proteins:
- a CDS encoding FHA domain-containing protein, which encodes MTQSGSEAPLLVASIGPLSGQRWTMDKALLIGRDPSCDIVIPDRQISRYHARISPTPNGAILEDLGSKNGTYYLGKRVEDPVSLQDGDAFQVALVQHFTFLISDATLPLGNAFISTQATKYRLRLDERSRRLWLNGKEVLPPLSAQQFRLLQALERQQGEVVSREELIQAVWGDEAFGVTEQAFDALVRRLRERLAEIDPHHNYILTIRGHGLRLDNPPVES
- a CDS encoding serine/threonine protein kinase gives rise to the protein MPVPIKPGEVLRGRYKIRRVIGQGGVGCIYLADDLRLEGRTCALKEVEHDRSLPPDLLREAREQFLREATILARLDHPNLPKVSDFFSVGNRDYLVMDYVPGKDLRTLMVEARQAGIFLSEEDVLAWASQLCDALEYLHGQNPPILHRDIKPSNLKLTPSGLLKLVDFGLVKLAAPGEVTITILQGQGTALYTPLEQYGGDSGHTDVRSDIYAFGATLYHLLTNHPPADARERFLNPEKLIPPRQINPSLSPRTERAILWAMALHPDERPESVRQFRLALFGEDAVPISRPLPRTVTQRSVWGFLRFPLERTLLGTSLVLITLGLLITLLR